The following coding sequences are from one Hyphomicrobiales bacterium window:
- a CDS encoding class I SAM-dependent methyltransferase, whose amino-acid sequence MTLLHDLIRTEIETSGPITVGRYMQLCLSHPEHGYYVKGDPLGREGDFTTAPEISQLFGELIGAWLVEAWRQLGRPAPCALVELGPGRGTLMADILRIVSLEPALRDALDTHLVETSPALRAAQITTLAAVGVTPTHHGSLESVPNVPTLWVANEFFDALPTNQWVRTPKGWNARKIGLDDQGDLVFGVDPTPLPTLKSIADCPAGTIVEHSPAQDAVMRQLANHLHTNGGAGLIIDYGALKSGTGDTLQAVRNHRKTDSLADPGSADLTTHVDFEHLANIAQGSGLTTLGMADQGPFLLALGLLERAGQLGAHGDTATQNAISLAVERLAGDAAMGKLFKVMGFASAPISLPGLEPITTLKELA is encoded by the coding sequence ATGACGCTTCTTCACGATCTTATCCGCACCGAGATCGAGACGTCCGGGCCGATCACTGTCGGCCGGTACATGCAGCTCTGCCTAAGCCATCCCGAGCATGGCTATTACGTCAAAGGCGATCCGCTTGGGCGCGAGGGCGATTTCACCACCGCGCCGGAGATCAGCCAGCTTTTCGGTGAGTTAATCGGCGCGTGGCTTGTCGAAGCCTGGCGCCAGCTGGGACGCCCAGCGCCGTGTGCCTTGGTCGAACTTGGTCCAGGGCGCGGTACGCTGATGGCCGACATCCTGCGCATCGTCAGCCTCGAACCGGCGTTGCGCGACGCGCTCGATACCCACCTTGTCGAGACGAGCCCTGCACTACGCGCCGCGCAGATCACGACACTTGCTGCTGTTGGCGTCACGCCGACCCACCATGGCAGCCTGGAATCGGTGCCTAACGTGCCGACACTCTGGGTGGCCAATGAGTTTTTCGATGCGCTACCGACCAATCAATGGGTTCGCACCCCGAAAGGCTGGAACGCCCGCAAGATTGGCCTCGACGACCAGGGCGACTTGGTCTTCGGCGTCGATCCGACACCCTTACCAACGCTAAAATCCATTGCTGATTGTCCGGCGGGGACCATCGTCGAGCACAGCCCGGCGCAAGACGCCGTGATGCGGCAGCTGGCAAACCACCTGCACACCAATGGCGGCGCAGGCCTCATCATTGATTATGGCGCGCTGAAATCGGGAACTGGCGACACGCTGCAGGCAGTGCGCAACCACCGAAAGACCGATTCGCTTGCCGATCCCGGATCGGCCGACCTCACAACCCATGTCGATTTTGAGCACCTTGCGAACATTGCCCAAGGCAGCGGACTGACGACTCTCGGCATGGCTGACCAAGGACCGTTCCTCCTTGCGCTGGGGCTTCTGGAGCGGGCTGGCCAACTTGGCGCTCACGGCGACACCGCCACCCAAAATGCCATCAGCCTGGCCGTGGAACGGCTGGCCGGCGACGCGGCGATGGGCAAGCTGTTCAAAGTCATGGGTTTTGCCAGTGCCCCAATCTCCCTTCCCGGCCTTGAGCCGATCACCACCTTGAAGGAACTTGCATGA
- a CDS encoding prolipoprotein diacylglyceryl transferase: MITLTTLPALAFPVIDPVLFEIGPFAIRWYALAYIAGLVGGWWYVRRLVQRPQLWPASGAPYKPEDIDDFLTWATLGVIIGGRLGYVIFYEPARFLADPITILQVWNGGMSFHGGLLGVIGAMILYARKRQASALSLFDIIGAAAPIGLFFGRLANFINGELWGRPTDLPWGMVFPMADDLPRHPSQLYQSFGEGVVLFLVCAIAIRLGGLKRPGLVGGIFTAGYGITRFLAEYVRAFDPSIGLIGGLITMGQLLSLPMILAGLVLIALSRKTPASAAA; the protein is encoded by the coding sequence ATGATAACCCTGACAACCCTGCCCGCGCTTGCCTTTCCGGTCATCGATCCGGTGCTGTTCGAGATCGGCCCCTTCGCGATTCGTTGGTACGCGCTTGCTTATATTGCCGGTCTCGTCGGCGGGTGGTGGTATGTCCGACGCCTTGTCCAACGCCCGCAGCTTTGGCCCGCCTCTGGTGCCCCCTACAAGCCGGAAGACATTGACGATTTCCTGACCTGGGCAACGCTCGGCGTCATCATCGGCGGGCGCCTCGGCTATGTTATCTTCTACGAACCCGCCCGGTTTTTGGCCGATCCGATCACGATCCTGCAGGTTTGGAACGGTGGGATGAGCTTCCATGGCGGGCTCTTGGGCGTCATCGGGGCGATGATCCTGTATGCCCGCAAACGCCAAGCCAGCGCCCTCTCCCTGTTTGATATCATCGGCGCGGCTGCTCCGATTGGCCTATTCTTTGGCCGACTTGCCAACTTCATCAATGGCGAATTGTGGGGCCGCCCGACCGATCTGCCATGGGGCATGGTTTTTCCGATGGCCGATGATCTGCCGCGCCATCCAAGCCAGCTCTACCAATCATTCGGCGAGGGTGTGGTGCTGTTCCTTGTCTGCGCGATTGCTATCCGTTTGGGCGGTCTCAAACGGCCTGGCCTTGTCGGCGGCATTTTCACGGCCGGCTACGGCATCACCCGCTTCCTGGCAGAATATGTCCGCGCCTTCGATCCTAGCATTGGCCTGATCGGCGGGCTGATCACCATGGGTCAGCTTTTGTCCCTGCCCATGATCCTCGCGGGTCTTGTGCTGATCGCGCTATCGCGCAAAACGCCCGCCAGCGCTGCCGCATGA
- a CDS encoding accessory factor UbiK family protein, with amino-acid sequence MTQSNSRLFDDLGRLMTDAAGLADGVRREVETVARSQMERMVATMDLAREEDIDVLRDMVAKQREANEALEARVAALEAQIATLSSGKPADESTD; translated from the coding sequence ATGACCCAATCGAACAGCCGTTTGTTTGACGATCTTGGCCGCTTGATGACCGATGCCGCGGGTCTGGCCGATGGTGTGCGCCGCGAAGTGGAAACGGTTGCCCGCTCGCAGATGGAGCGCATGGTCGCCACGATGGACTTGGCTCGCGAAGAAGACATTGATGTTTTGCGCGACATGGTCGCTAAGCAGCGCGAGGCCAATGAGGCGTTGGAAGCGCGCGTCGCGGCTCTGGAAGCCCAAATTGCGACCCTGTCCAGCGGAAAACCTGCTGACGAGTCAACCGACTAA
- a CDS encoding YbjN domain-containing protein: MSLADFEADRLNHPVDVVEHLASLNEWAFERSSDHEITISVEGSWSSYHVSFSWMEDYEALHLACGFDLKVPPTRLTEITKLLALVNEQLWIGHFDLWRDQSAIVFRATLLLSGGADATPQQCARMLESAAEVCERYYEAFQYVVWAGKSAQDALSDALFETAGEA, encoded by the coding sequence ATGTCGCTTGCCGATTTCGAGGCCGACCGCCTCAATCATCCCGTCGATGTTGTCGAACATCTGGCCTCACTCAATGAGTGGGCGTTTGAGCGTTCGAGCGACCATGAAATCACAATTTCGGTCGAAGGATCTTGGTCGTCCTATCATGTCTCGTTCTCCTGGATGGAGGATTATGAGGCGCTGCATCTGGCGTGTGGGTTTGACCTCAAAGTCCCGCCGACGCGGCTGACGGAGATCACCAAGCTTTTGGCGTTGGTGAATGAACAGCTTTGGATCGGTCACTTTGATCTTTGGCGCGACCAATCGGCGATTGTGTTCCGGGCAACGCTGCTCCTCAGCGGTGGCGCAGATGCCACGCCGCAGCAATGCGCCAGGATGCTGGAATCGGCCGCCGAAGTCTGCGAGCGTTATTATGAGGCGTTCCAATATGTCGTCTGGGCCGGCAAGAGCGCGCAGGATGCCTTGTCCGACGCGCTGTTTGAGACGGCCGGCGAAGCGTAG
- a CDS encoding pyrroline-5-carboxylate reductase encodes MSGFDSIVVIGAGKMGGALVDGWLAQGVDPASIRLVDPALETDDRGWPARGVSCFGSVEALDIRHPALVLLAIKPQMIAAVLPGLAGLDHDGLTVLSIAAGTTLATLQGAFPKAVSIRSMPNTPAAVGAGITAAYGPDTSQTVREGVTALLKAVGQVVWVDGERAMDAVTAVSGSGPAYVFHMVEALAEAGEALGLPAETAMALARQTVVGSGKLLADANESAAQLRVNVTSPGGTTAAGLSVLRDTGRLADLMRETTKAAFDRSVALAASKSDETP; translated from the coding sequence ATGTCCGGCTTTGACAGCATCGTGGTGATCGGCGCCGGCAAAATGGGCGGCGCCCTTGTCGATGGATGGTTGGCACAGGGCGTTGACCCCGCCAGCATTCGCCTTGTCGATCCAGCGCTTGAAACCGATGATCGAGGCTGGCCCGCCCGGGGCGTCTCCTGTTTTGGCTCCGTCGAAGCGCTCGACATAAGGCATCCGGCGCTCGTTCTCTTGGCGATCAAGCCGCAAATGATAGCGGCTGTGCTGCCCGGTTTGGCAGGTCTTGATCATGATGGGTTGACCGTTCTTTCCATCGCCGCGGGTACGACGCTCGCAACATTGCAAGGTGCCTTTCCAAAAGCCGTCTCTATTCGCTCCATGCCCAACACTCCGGCAGCCGTTGGTGCAGGCATCACGGCGGCCTATGGGCCAGATACCAGCCAGACTGTGCGCGAAGGCGTGACAGCGCTTCTAAAAGCGGTGGGACAAGTCGTCTGGGTAGATGGCGAACGCGCGATGGATGCTGTGACCGCCGTCTCAGGTTCTGGACCAGCCTACGTCTTCCACATGGTTGAAGCTCTGGCAGAGGCTGGCGAGGCGCTCGGATTGCCGGCGGAAACGGCGATGGCGTTGGCGAGGCAGACGGTTGTTGGGTCTGGCAAACTGCTTGCTGATGCAAACGAAAGCGCTGCGCAATTGCGCGTTAATGTAACGTCGCCCGGCGGCACGACGGCCGCTGGATTGAGCGTCTTGCGCGACACTGGACGGCTTGCTGACCTGATGCGCGAAACGACCAAGGCAGCGTTTGACAGATCGGTGGCGCTTGCGGCATCCAAAAGCGACGAGACGCCGTAA
- a CDS encoding TetR/AcrR family transcriptional regulator: MLNKTETKAVIDAFMMLLATTSFSDIRLRDVADKADVPLAKLAMSFASRLDLFEAFAAQIDEIVLAGDDPDMAEEPARERLFDVFMRRFDAILPYKPALIQLERDLKRDPALAMSFARIASQSMTRMAASADIDVEGARGALVRAGLLQVYGRVMRVFLQESDEGQARTMAELDKALRQAERRIGDLDGMMTMLRGEGGMSGGPLCRWREQMRRRGGNDDAEPAPEAA; this comes from the coding sequence ATGCTCAACAAGACCGAGACCAAAGCCGTCATAGACGCGTTCATGATGCTGTTGGCGACAACGTCGTTTTCTGACATCCGGCTGCGAGACGTCGCCGACAAGGCCGATGTGCCGCTCGCCAAGCTGGCGATGAGTTTCGCCTCTCGCCTTGACCTGTTCGAAGCCTTCGCAGCACAGATCGATGAAATTGTGTTGGCTGGCGATGATCCGGATATGGCCGAAGAGCCGGCTCGCGAACGGTTGTTCGACGTCTTCATGCGCCGTTTCGATGCGATTTTGCCCTACAAACCGGCGCTCATTCAGCTTGAGCGTGATCTCAAACGAGACCCGGCGCTGGCCATGTCCTTTGCGCGTATTGCTTCACAATCCATGACGCGGATGGCGGCCAGCGCCGACATTGATGTCGAAGGTGCCCGTGGCGCGCTCGTGCGCGCTGGGCTGTTGCAGGTTTATGGTCGGGTGATGCGCGTGTTCTTGCAGGAGAGTGATGAAGGCCAGGCGCGCACCATGGCCGAGCTCGACAAGGCGCTGCGTCAGGCCGAACGGCGCATTGGCGATCTGGATGGCATGATGACCATGCTGCGTGGCGAAGGTGGTATGAGCGGCGGACCGCTCTGCCGGTGGCGCGAACAAATGCGCCGACGCGGCGGGAACGATGATGCTGAGCCAGCGCCGGAAGCCGCCTAA
- a CDS encoding tRNA-binding protein, whose protein sequence is MSDTISFDEFLKVDVRVGTIVEAEPFPEARKPAIKLKIDFGDAIGVKKSSAQITKHYAPENLVGQQVMAVVNFPPRQIGPMMSEVLTLGVPDGDGEVVLLRPTDTVPNGGRLY, encoded by the coding sequence ATGAGTGACACCATTAGCTTCGATGAATTTCTCAAAGTCGATGTGCGTGTCGGCACCATCGTGGAAGCTGAGCCGTTTCCCGAGGCGCGCAAACCGGCGATCAAACTGAAGATCGATTTTGGTGATGCGATCGGCGTGAAGAAGAGCTCCGCACAGATCACCAAGCACTACGCGCCTGAAAATCTCGTCGGTCAGCAGGTGATGGCGGTGGTGAACTTCCCGCCGCGCCAGATCGGGCCGATGATGTCGGAGGTTTTGACGCTCGGCGTTCCTGATGGGGACGGCGAGGTTGTGCTGCTGCGGCCGACGGACACCGTGCCGAATGGCGGGCGCCTCTACTAG
- a CDS encoding two-component sensor histidine kinase: protein MFRGLRWGLRKLGQVAKPILPQGLYARSLLIIITPVVILQSVVAFVFMERHWELVTERLSQAVTRDIAAVIEMVETFPENEADQTEVIRIARDALDLNVAFLPDTALPTALPKPFFDLLDRTLSQEISRRIQRPFWIDTVGRSNLVEVRVKLDDGQVLRVFARRNQTYASNSHIFLVWMTGASLVLLIVAVLFLRNQIRPVLRLADAADRFGRGQEVDEEMNLRGAREIRRATIAFWRMRERIERHVDQRTAMLSGVSHDLRTILTRFKLELALLGDEKAAQEMGRDVDEMQAMLEGYLAFARGDDGEVSAPCNVEELLADIAQTASTNEHTVEVRFDGAPTASVKPLAFKRLVTNLVTNAQRHADNVALRGERTADQLIVTVDDDGPGIPSEKREDVFRPFFRLDEARNLDESGTGLGLAIARDIARAHGGDITLGDSPLGGLQAKITIPA from the coding sequence ATGTTCCGCGGCTTGCGCTGGGGATTACGCAAGCTTGGCCAAGTCGCCAAGCCGATCCTGCCTCAGGGACTCTATGCCCGCTCCCTGCTGATCATCATCACGCCTGTGGTGATCCTGCAATCGGTGGTCGCCTTTGTCTTCATGGAACGCCACTGGGAACTGGTGACCGAGCGTTTGTCGCAAGCGGTGACGCGCGATATCGCCGCCGTCATCGAGATGGTCGAGACCTTTCCCGAGAACGAGGCCGACCAAACCGAAGTCATCCGGATCGCCCGCGACGCCCTCGACCTCAACGTCGCGTTCCTGCCCGACACCGCCCTGCCGACGGCGTTGCCCAAGCCATTCTTCGACTTGCTCGACCGCACGCTTAGCCAAGAGATTTCGCGGCGCATTCAACGGCCCTTTTGGATCGACACCGTCGGTCGCTCCAACCTGGTTGAGGTGCGGGTCAAACTCGATGACGGCCAGGTTTTGCGGGTCTTTGCCAGGCGCAACCAAACCTACGCCTCCAACTCCCATATCTTTCTGGTGTGGATGACCGGCGCATCGCTTGTGCTGTTGATTGTGGCCGTCCTCTTTCTACGCAATCAGATCCGGCCGGTCCTGCGCCTTGCCGACGCCGCCGACCGCTTTGGCCGTGGCCAGGAAGTAGACGAGGAAATGAACTTGCGCGGTGCGCGCGAGATCCGCCGCGCGACTATCGCGTTTTGGCGCATGCGCGAGCGTATTGAGCGCCATGTCGACCAGCGCACGGCAATGCTGTCAGGCGTGAGTCACGATCTGCGCACGATTCTAACCCGTTTCAAACTGGAACTGGCACTGCTTGGTGATGAAAAAGCCGCGCAGGAAATGGGCCGTGATGTCGATGAAATGCAGGCGATGCTGGAAGGCTATCTGGCCTTCGCGCGCGGCGATGATGGCGAGGTCAGCGCGCCCTGCAATGTCGAAGAGCTGCTCGCGGATATCGCCCAAACCGCAAGCACCAACGAACACACCGTCGAGGTACGTTTCGACGGCGCGCCGACCGCGTCGGTCAAACCGCTTGCCTTTAAGCGGCTGGTGACCAATCTCGTCACCAATGCCCAACGCCACGCAGACAATGTCGCCCTACGCGGCGAACGCACCGCCGATCAACTGATCGTCACTGTCGATGATGACGGCCCAGGCATTCCCAGCGAAAAGCGCGAGGACGTCTTCCGTCCGTTCTTCCGACTCGATGAGGCACGCAATTTGGATGAAAGCGGCACAGGCCTTGGCTTGGCGATCGCCCGCGACATCGCGCGTGCCCATGGCGGTGACATCACGCTGGGTGACAGTCCGCTTGGCGGATTGCAGGCCAAGATCACAATCCCGGCCTAG
- a CDS encoding response regulator transcription factor — MPSAAASLSIPADTAAHILIVDDDARIGDLLKRYLGDNGYRVTVSKSAEDARRAASGLSFDLMVLDVMMPGESGLDYLAELRKTSAIPVIMLTARGDAGDRIAGLETGANDYLGKPFEPRELLLRIDNILRASQQTRSGSADAVDFGRFRFALSKRELTKDGEIVRLTEREREILAMLAARPNATVSRLDLLGDDPNKTDRAIDVQMTRLRRKIEENPAAPAHLQTVRGVGYRLISD; from the coding sequence ATGCCGTCTGCCGCCGCTTCCCTGTCGATTCCCGCCGACACAGCCGCCCACATTCTGATCGTTGATGATGACGCACGCATCGGCGACCTTTTGAAACGCTATCTCGGCGACAATGGCTATCGCGTCACGGTCAGCAAATCAGCTGAAGACGCACGGCGCGCGGCTTCAGGCCTGTCCTTCGATCTGATGGTGCTGGATGTCATGATGCCCGGCGAAAGCGGCTTGGACTATCTTGCCGAGCTGCGCAAAACATCCGCCATCCCGGTGATCATGTTGACAGCACGCGGCGACGCCGGTGATCGCATTGCTGGGCTTGAAACCGGGGCCAACGATTATCTTGGCAAGCCGTTTGAGCCACGCGAACTGCTCTTGCGCATCGACAACATCTTGCGCGCCAGCCAGCAAACGCGCAGCGGCAGCGCCGATGCGGTGGATTTTGGCCGCTTCCGGTTTGCACTTTCCAAACGAGAGCTCACCAAGGATGGCGAGATCGTTCGGCTAACCGAGCGTGAGCGCGAGATTTTGGCCATGCTTGCGGCCCGCCCGAATGCGACGGTCTCGCGTCTTGACTTGCTCGGCGATGATCCCAACAAGACCGATCGGGCCATCGATGTTCAGATGACGCGTTTGCGCCGAAAGATCGAAGAAAACCCCGCTGCACCGGCCCATCTTCAAACCGTGCGCGGCGTGGGGTATCGTCTGATCAGCGACTAG
- a CDS encoding winged helix-turn-helix transcriptional regulator: MADISFQPEPHRDQDNDPETLAIIEHLFFAYRDFVGEPDAILAELGFGRAHHRVLHFVHRNPGMTVAVLLEILQITKQSLARVLKNLIETGYITQETGPDDRRQRLLYTTEKGAVLAEKLIAIQSSRIEGALQALPAGGRSDVRDFLRALMNDPVTPLESLNTAGKPGDRG, from the coding sequence ATGGCTGACATATCTTTCCAACCCGAGCCGCATCGCGATCAGGACAATGATCCCGAAACGCTGGCGATCATTGAGCATCTTTTCTTTGCCTACCGGGACTTTGTCGGCGAACCGGATGCGATTCTGGCTGAACTCGGCTTTGGTCGCGCCCATCACCGTGTCTTGCACTTTGTCCATCGCAACCCCGGCATGACGGTCGCGGTGCTGTTGGAGATCTTGCAAATCACCAAACAGAGCCTGGCGCGCGTGCTCAAAAACCTGATCGAGACCGGCTACATCACCCAGGAAACAGGACCGGATGATCGCCGTCAGCGGCTGCTCTACACGACGGAAAAAGGCGCTGTGCTGGCAGAAAAGCTGATCGCCATACAATCGTCACGGATCGAAGGCGCATTGCAGGCGCTCCCAGCGGGCGGCCGGAGCGATGTGCGCGATTTTCTGCGCGCGCTGATGAATGATCCGGTCACGCCGTTGGAAAGCTTGAACACCGCTGGCAAACCGGGCGATCGCGGCTAG
- a CDS encoding branched-chain amino acid aminotransferase — protein MAGVPFDQLSGLIWMNGEFVEWDEAKVHVLTHGLHYGSAVFEGQRAYGGVVFEQTAHHERLHTSAEILDMVMPYSVEELNTACEEVIKRNGFVDAYVRPIAWRGSEMMGVSAQANRINVAIAAWEWPSYFAPEEKMKGIRLDIAKYRRPDPRTAPSHAKAAGLYMICTLSKHAAEAKGYADALMYDWEGYVAEATGANVFFVQDGVLHTPLADRFLDGITRRTVMKLAQARGIEIVERRILPHELASFSECFVTGTAAEVTPVSEIGPFTFTPGAICQAMMADYAEAVQPKAAKAAA, from the coding sequence ATGGCCGGTGTGCCCTTCGATCAGTTGTCCGGACTTATCTGGATGAACGGTGAGTTTGTCGAATGGGATGAAGCCAAGGTCCACGTGCTCACTCACGGTCTGCACTATGGTTCGGCGGTGTTTGAAGGCCAGCGTGCCTATGGCGGCGTTGTGTTTGAACAGACAGCCCACCATGAGCGGCTGCATACGTCGGCCGAAATCCTCGACATGGTCATGCCCTACAGCGTGGAAGAATTGAACACGGCCTGCGAAGAGGTGATCAAGCGCAACGGTTTTGTCGATGCCTATGTGCGCCCGATTGCCTGGCGCGGTTCGGAAATGATGGGCGTTTCGGCGCAAGCCAACCGCATCAATGTTGCGATCGCCGCATGGGAATGGCCGAGCTATTTTGCGCCGGAAGAAAAGATGAAGGGCATTCGCCTGGATATCGCCAAATACCGACGCCCGGATCCGCGCACCGCGCCGTCGCACGCCAAGGCTGCCGGTCTTTACATGATCTGCACTTTGTCCAAGCACGCCGCTGAAGCCAAAGGCTATGCGGACGCGTTGATGTACGATTGGGAAGGTTATGTTGCGGAGGCGACGGGTGCGAACGTGTTTTTTGTCCAGGATGGTGTCCTGCACACGCCGCTTGCCGATCGATTCTTGGATGGCATCACGCGCCGCACGGTCATGAAGCTGGCGCAGGCGCGGGGCATTGAGATTGTCGAGCGCCGCATCCTGCCCCATGAGTTGGCCTCGTTCAGCGAGTGCTTTGTCACGGGTACGGCTGCCGAGGTGACGCCGGTCTCGGAGATCGGTCCGTTCACCTTCACGCCCGGCGCGATTTGTCAGGCGATGATGGCGGATTATGCCGAGGCCGTTCAGCCAAAGGCCGCCAAAGCCGCGGCCTAA
- a CDS encoding molybdenum cofactor biosynthesis protein MoaE encodes MEPNVKIKVQAELFDAGAEIAALHAGNPAIGAVASFTGYCRDEGGQLEALELEHFPGMAESQLTGIAEEARSRWPLHGITIIHRFGRLAPGDPIVLVVTASSHRRAAFEAADFLMDYLKTKAPFWKKEHPANPEQEGRWVEAKASDDADADRW; translated from the coding sequence ATGGAACCCAATGTGAAGATCAAGGTTCAGGCTGAACTGTTTGACGCTGGCGCCGAAATCGCCGCTTTGCACGCGGGTAATCCAGCCATAGGCGCGGTTGCCAGTTTCACCGGCTATTGCCGCGATGAAGGTGGGCAACTTGAAGCGTTGGAGCTGGAGCATTTTCCCGGCATGGCCGAAAGCCAGCTAACAGGAATTGCCGAAGAGGCGCGCTCACGCTGGCCGCTGCACGGCATTACCATCATCCATCGGTTCGGCAGATTGGCGCCAGGCGATCCCATCGTGCTGGTGGTCACAGCATCGTCGCATCGCCGGGCAGCCTTCGAAGCCGCCGACTTCCTGATGGACTATCTAAAGACCAAGGCGCCATTCTGGAAAAAAGAACACCCAGCGAACCCTGAACAAGAGGGCCGCTGGGTGGAAGCCAAGGCATCGGACGATGCCGATGCCGATCGCTGGTAA
- the moaD gene encoding molybdopterin converting factor subunit 1 — protein MKLLYFAWVRERIGTDNETRDIPADVTTAGALKAWLAGIDEGYAYAFEDQAIIRVALDKTLVDDDAALGGAQEAAFFPPMTGG, from the coding sequence ATGAAGCTGCTCTACTTTGCCTGGGTGCGCGAACGCATCGGAACCGACAACGAGACCCGCGACATCCCCGCCGATGTGACAACGGCCGGTGCACTGAAAGCCTGGCTGGCCGGCATCGACGAAGGCTATGCCTACGCCTTTGAAGACCAAGCGATCATCCGCGTGGCGCTCGACAAAACGCTGGTCGATGACGACGCGGCGCTCGGTGGTGCCCAGGAGGCGGCGTTTTTTCCGCCTATGACCGGCGGCTGA
- the pgsA gene encoding CDP-diacylglycerol--glycerol-3-phosphate 3-phosphatidyltransferase, whose translation MASAHSTVYSVPNLLTYGRIAAIPAIVACLYSSQPLWLWIALVIFIVAAITDYLDGYLARAWSQQSSLGKMLDPIADKLLVGAVLIMLAANGTITGLALIPAIIILSREILVSGLREYLGQMNLSVPVSNLAKWKTAVQLVALAVLVTGPAGDALIPGMTLAGIVLLWAAALLTVWTGYDYVRAGIGHLVAADQA comes from the coding sequence ATGGCCTCGGCCCATAGCACTGTCTACTCCGTGCCGAACCTTTTGACCTACGGGCGGATTGCGGCCATCCCGGCCATCGTCGCCTGCCTTTATTCCTCGCAGCCGCTCTGGCTCTGGATAGCGCTTGTGATCTTTATCGTGGCCGCCATCACCGATTATCTCGACGGCTATCTGGCGCGGGCTTGGTCGCAGCAATCAAGCCTCGGCAAGATGCTTGATCCGATTGCCGACAAGCTGTTGGTTGGCGCGGTGCTCATTATGCTGGCCGCCAATGGCACGATTACCGGACTGGCGCTTATCCCGGCGATTATCATCTTAAGCCGGGAAATCCTGGTATCGGGCCTGCGCGAATATCTTGGTCAGATGAACCTGTCGGTGCCAGTCTCCAACCTCGCCAAATGGAAAACCGCCGTGCAGTTGGTGGCGCTGGCCGTGCTCGTGACAGGCCCCGCCGGCGACGCGTTGATCCCCGGGATGACGCTGGCCGGCATCGTGCTTTTGTGGGCGGCGGCGCTTCTGACGGTCTGGACGGGGTACGATTATGTGCGCGCCGGGATCGGCCATCTCGTAGCCGCCGATCAGGCTTAG